In Methanobrevibacter boviskoreani JH1, one DNA window encodes the following:
- a CDS encoding DUF128 domain-containing protein: MSESENRMIEILRILDQQEKPTGSKVIANELNNRGFNLGERAVRYHMKILDEKGYTKKIGYSGREITDLGRSRIEKGLVYDEIDFTYSKFENYIYQTTFNPYTKTGNVIVNKSNVLDKEALDIIKKAFETGIAVSPRIQINKEKIGGVEGYTVESICGTTIDGVFLKNGIATQPQYGGIIEVKNYEPRRFKELISYKKTSITPLDAFIAKNMTSVLNVIDNGNGTIPANFRIIPGKVGNRAKKLIEKLNQANINGIIAIGKKGENILGVPVPEDFIGIVIAGGITPFCVAKELDYDVNIKLGEELEDYTNLKPVTKKANSILRSVNPHKQYNKIPFFLSKSWNLIEEVDYDMETGEGNIIADISYVNKEDLDDSLKVIKNTYKDCPEYITPYYKIVEDNKNHDRVGIATVCSLSIDGILIKNGIMCKPKYGGLLEVNDKSSFIELISYNGSSIDPHKIFILKDLTAINKDETGARRLLASIKEIPNIAQYQSNEILKELSKKDLSVLKIGKPREMVYNAQVNNYKFGVVAGSGLNTIAAIREKGIDIDIKAMETSMPLNEMDRF, from the coding sequence ATGTCTGAATCAGAAAATAGGATGATAGAAATCCTAAGAATCCTAGACCAACAAGAAAAACCAACAGGTTCAAAAGTCATCGCTAATGAATTGAATAACAGAGGATTTAATTTAGGTGAACGTGCCGTACGTTACCACATGAAAATTCTTGATGAAAAGGGTTATACGAAGAAAATTGGTTATTCTGGTAGAGAAATTACAGACCTAGGCAGGTCACGTATTGAAAAAGGACTCGTCTATGATGAAATAGATTTTACCTATTCAAAATTCGAGAATTATATTTATCAAACTACTTTTAATCCATATACAAAAACTGGAAATGTTATTGTTAATAAATCAAATGTTCTAGATAAGGAAGCACTTGATATTATTAAAAAAGCATTTGAAACTGGAATTGCAGTCAGTCCTAGAATCCAGATTAACAAAGAAAAGATCGGCGGTGTGGAAGGATATACCGTTGAGAGTATTTGTGGAACAACAATAGATGGAGTATTTCTTAAAAATGGAATAGCTACACAGCCACAATATGGTGGAATCATTGAGGTTAAAAATTACGAACCTCGAAGATTTAAGGAATTAATTTCCTATAAAAAAACATCCATTACCCCCCTTGATGCGTTTATAGCAAAGAACATGACATCTGTATTAAATGTTATCGATAATGGTAATGGAACAATACCTGCAAACTTTAGAATAATTCCAGGTAAAGTAGGAAATAGAGCAAAAAAACTTATTGAAAAACTTAATCAGGCAAATATTAATGGAATTATTGCAATAGGTAAGAAAGGAGAAAATATTCTTGGTGTACCAGTTCCTGAGGACTTTATAGGAATAGTCATAGCGGGAGGAATAACGCCATTCTGTGTTGCGAAGGAATTGGATTACGATGTAAACATCAAGTTAGGTGAGGAATTAGAGGATTATACTAATTTGAAACCTGTTACTAAAAAAGCCAATTCAATATTAAGAAGTGTAAACCCCCATAAACAATATAACAAAATACCGTTCTTCCTATCAAAATCATGGAATCTTATTGAGGAAGTGGATTATGATATGGAAACCGGCGAGGGAAATATCATTGCAGACATATCCTATGTAAATAAAGAAGATCTAGATGATTCTCTAAAGGTCATTAAAAATACTTACAAAGATTGTCCGGAATATATTACACCATATTATAAAATTGTTGAAGATAACAAAAACCATGATAGAGTAGGAATTGCAACCGTATGCAGTTTATCTATCGATGGGATATTAATTAAAAACGGCATTATGTGTAAGCCTAAATATGGTGGATTACTGGAGGTTAACGATAAATCATCATTTATTGAACTAATATCATATAATGGTTCTTCAATAGATCCCCATAAGATATTCATACTTAAAGATTTAACTGCTATCAATAAAGATGAAACAGGTGCTAGAAGACTTCTTGCATCAATTAAAGAAATTCCAAACATTGCACAATACCAAAGTAATGAGATATTAAAGGAACTATCTAAAAAAGACTTATCAGTTTTAAAAATAGGCAAACCTAGAGAAATGGTCTATAATGCACAGGTAAACAACTACAAATTTGGTGTTGTTGCAGGTAGTGGATTAAATACTATAGCGGCCATTAGAGAAAAAGGCATAGATATCGATATAAAAGCAATGGAAACATCAATGCCCCTTAATGAAATGGATAGATTTTAA
- a CDS encoding class II glutamine amidotransferase, which yields MCVIVIKPPNTGVSREDIEAMYKQNPHGVGISYYDPKEDMLVWRKGLTDWDEIEEIIKELYPIEAIIHFRYGTSGPNNAEMCHPFPIGEENRLSGESKQLFYHNGELKSFEPENNSPYSDAYIFWKDVINHIDIPLTKEIVKWFDDGINKMAIHTTEGIQTVGEYYDWNGLKVSNLKFTRFLFEKSKPRKVLSFIKWKIVLKSIDGIINGFTKLKDKIE from the coding sequence ATGTGTGTAATTGTTATCAAACCACCAAATACTGGCGTTTCTAGAGAGGATATTGAGGCAATGTATAAACAGAATCCTCATGGAGTAGGCATTAGTTACTATGATCCAAAGGAAGATATGCTTGTTTGGAGAAAAGGTTTAACTGACTGGGATGAAATTGAAGAAATCATTAAAGAACTATACCCAATTGAGGCTATCATTCACTTTAGATATGGAACTTCTGGACCAAATAATGCTGAAATGTGCCATCCATTCCCTATTGGTGAGGAAAACAGATTAAGTGGAGAATCCAAACAGCTATTCTACCATAATGGAGAGTTAAAATCATTTGAACCCGAAAACAATTCACCATATAGTGACGCATATATATTCTGGAAGGATGTCATAAACCACATAGACATTCCGCTAACAAAGGAAATCGTGAAATGGTTTGATGATGGAATAAACAAAATGGCGATACATACAACCGAAGGTATTCAAACCGTAGGGGAATACTATGATTGGAATGGGTTAAAAGTAAGTAACCTTAAGTTTACAAGGTTCTTATTTGAAAAGTCAAAACCAAGAAAAGTGTTATCATTTATAAAATGGAAAATAGTTTTAAAATCTATTGATGGAATTATTAACGGATTTACAAAACTAAAAGATAAAATAGAATAA
- a CDS encoding preprotein translocase subunit Sec61beta, which produces MPKKEKKYDMPQTGAGLVRYFDEESVGPKLSPEQVVIMTIILAIFCFVLRFSA; this is translated from the coding sequence ATGCCTAAAAAGGAAAAAAAATACGACATGCCACAGACTGGTGCGGGATTAGTTAGATATTTCGATGAGGAAAGTGTTGGACCTAAACTTTCTCCTGAACAAGTTGTTATAATGACTATTATCTTAGCAATATTCTGTTTTGTTTTAAGATTCTCTGCTTAG
- the purB gene encoding adenylosuccinate lyase — MAIHPIEFRYGTPEMKRIWDYENKLQRMLDVESALAQAEASIGIISKETADEISFKASTKYVKLERVNEIEAAKKHDIASMVQGLAEQCEGDAGEYVHFGATSNDIVDTSNSLMIRDSIDVLEDKIIKLTNILLDLAKENRNKVCIGRTHGQHAIPTTYGMKFANWAAELKRQYDRLEHARGNVCVSMLDGAVGTTAALGPQGWEIHKKVAEELNLPPATITNQVVQRDNHAEFIMAIANLASTLTKIALEIRNLQRTEIMEVGEYFDPKKQVGSSTMPHKMNPITAERICGISRIVKSYVAPALENNPLWHERDLTNSSCERIMFPEACILSDYTLELTIKLMSNLVFYDDNIEKNLNLTHGLVMAERLMAELTRAGMGKQTAYALVRENAIKANQEHLLLGDLILEDEEASKYLSKEEVQKIMDPHTYTGSAGIIVDEILESSKDWF; from the coding sequence ATGGCTATACATCCAATTGAATTTAGATATGGAACTCCTGAAATGAAAAGAATTTGGGATTATGAGAATAAATTACAAAGAATGTTAGATGTAGAATCTGCATTGGCTCAAGCTGAGGCTAGTATTGGAATTATTTCTAAGGAAACTGCAGATGAAATCTCATTTAAAGCTAGTACTAAATATGTTAAACTTGAAAGGGTAAATGAAATTGAAGCTGCCAAGAAACATGATATTGCATCTATGGTTCAAGGACTTGCAGAACAATGTGAGGGAGATGCAGGAGAATATGTACATTTCGGAGCAACCTCAAATGATATTGTAGATACCTCAAACTCTTTAATGATTAGGGATTCAATTGATGTCCTTGAAGATAAAATAATTAAGTTAACTAATATCTTACTTGACTTGGCAAAGGAAAACAGGAATAAGGTTTGTATTGGACGTACTCATGGTCAACATGCAATTCCAACTACATATGGTATGAAATTTGCTAATTGGGCTGCAGAACTTAAAAGACAATATGATAGATTAGAACATGCAAGGGGTAATGTATGTGTAAGTATGTTGGATGGTGCAGTTGGAACCACTGCAGCATTAGGTCCTCAAGGTTGGGAAATCCATAAGAAAGTTGCTGAAGAATTGAATTTACCTCCTGCTACAATTACAAATCAGGTTGTACAAAGGGATAATCATGCTGAATTTATTATGGCAATTGCTAATTTGGCATCTACCTTAACAAAGATTGCACTTGAAATTAGAAACCTTCAAAGAACTGAAATCATGGAGGTTGGAGAATATTTCGATCCTAAAAAACAGGTAGGTAGTAGTACAATGCCTCATAAAATGAACCCTATTACCGCTGAAAGAATCTGCGGAATCTCAAGAATTGTAAAATCCTATGTTGCACCTGCTTTGGAAAACAATCCATTATGGCATGAAAGGGATTTAACCAATTCCTCATGTGAAAGAATCATGTTTCCTGAAGCATGTATCCTAAGTGACTATACTTTGGAACTTACAATTAAACTTATGAGTAACCTTGTCTTCTATGACGATAATATTGAGAAAAACCTCAATTTAACTCATGGTCTAGTCATGGCTGAAAGATTAATGGCTGAACTTACAAGGGCAGGAATGGGTAAACAAACTGCATATGCACTTGTGAGGGAGAATGCTATTAAGGCTAATCAAGAACATCTTTTACTTGGGGATTTAATCTTAGAAGACGAAGAGGCAAGTAAATATTTATCTAAGGAGGAAGTTCAAAAGATTATGGATCCTCATACCTATACAGGTTCTGCAGGAATCATTGTGGATGAGATCTTAGAGTCCTCTAAAGACTGGTTCTAA